The Anaerolineales bacterium region CGACATATCTATCAATCAGGTTCATTCTTTTCTCCTTCGTTACGACAACATCTTCGTCATGGTCGCCGACATGGCAGACCATTCTTTTTTGAGTTTTGCCAGCGCCGCCTTGCCTTGCGCGCTGATCACGTAATATCGGCGCGGACGGGCTTCGTCCACGATGCGCCAATCGGACTGTAACAGTCCCTGCGACTCGAGCCTGCGGAGCAGGGGATAGAGGGTGCTTTGGTCGATCTCCATGCCTTGATCAGAGAGTGCCTTGAGCAGAGAATAACCATATTGCTCCTTGCCCAATTGGCTCAGAACCGCAAGAGACAGGATGCCGCGCCGCAGTTCCAACAGCATGTTTTGTACGAGTTCGTCATTGTCCATGGGTCACCTATGCCGACATGATACTGTATATCATACAGTATGTCAAGAGTAACAGTACAAGGTGACGAGCCTTGACAAATTATCTCTCAGCGGTAAAATGCACCACATCGTTAAAATATTTTTTACCGTGAAAGAAATATGACATGGAAAAGAAAAAACAGCCCCAACCCTTTCAGATCAAAGACCTTGAAACCCTGCGCGCCGTCTCCGATCCCTTGCGCGTGCAGATCATTGAACTGCTCATCGGTCAGACGTTGACGGTCAAACAGGTGGCGGAAAAACTTGGGCTCGCCCCCAGCAAACTCTATTATCACTTTGCCACATTGGAAAAGCTGGGCTTGATCGAAGTCGCCGAAACGCGCATGGTCGCCAACATGGTGGAGAAAACCTACCGCTCCAACACGGACGCGATGGATGTGGACCCCGCCCTCTTCAATTTTTCGAAAGGCGATGGGAATGAATCGTTCAACATGGCGATCCACTCGGTCATTGACGCGACGCGTGAGGATATCATCCGCAGTTTACAGGCGCGTCAATTCCAACTGGAACAAGGCGCGACGGAATTTCCACGGCATTTCATCATCAATCGCCTCATCAGCCGAATGTCGGAGGAGCGCGTAAGCGTATTTCAGAAAAGGCTCGTGGCGCTGTTGCAGGAGTTCG contains the following coding sequences:
- a CDS encoding PadR family transcriptional regulator, which encodes MDNDELVQNMLLELRRGILSLAVLSQLGKEQYGYSLLKALSDQGMEIDQSTLYPLLRRLESQGLLQSDWRIVDEARPRRYYVISAQGKAALAKLKKEWSAMSATMTKMLS
- a CDS encoding winged helix-turn-helix domain-containing protein, with the translated sequence MEKKKQPQPFQIKDLETLRAVSDPLRVQIIELLIGQTLTVKQVAEKLGLAPSKLYYHFATLEKLGLIEVAETRMVANMVEKTYRSNTDAMDVDPALFNFSKGDGNESFNMAIHSVIDATREDIIRSLQARQFQLEQGATEFPRHFIINRLISRMSEERVSVFQKRLVALLQEFENENDTSTRGAQRQSYAFTVALYPSFYFEEPKKGKKKK